Genomic DNA from Thermogemmatispora onikobensis:
CGGGCTGGGTGGCAAGCGAGGAGCGCGACGCAGACGGCTGAGGAAGGGACGCCTGGCTCCCGCTGCTCCTCGTGGTGAGGCTGAGTGAGCAAGCAAGCAAGCAAGATTGCGTTTTGGGAGATGTGATCTATGAGAAAAACCTATAGCGCCAGGGCTGCTGACCTGCGCCCGCAATGGTATGTGATCGATGCCGAGGGGCAGGTGCTGGGCCGGCTGGCGTCGCAGATTGCAACTATTCTGCGCGGTAAGCATAAGCCGACGTTTACTCCACATATGCCCTGCGGCGATTATGTGATCGTGATTAATGCCGATAAGATCGCCGTGACGCGCGGACGCCTCGATAAGAAGGTCTACTTTCGCCATACTCAGTACCCTGGCGGCGTGAAGCTGCAGACGCTCCGTCAGGTGCTGGAAGGACCTCATCCTGAGCGCGCTTTGATTCACGCTGTGCGCGGTATGGTGATGCACAATAGCCTGGGCAACCAGTTGATGCGGCGGCTGAAGGTCTATGCCGGCCCAACCCATCCGCACCAGGCTCAAAAGCCTGTTCCCTGGCGGGGACCGCAGGCGCTGCTGGATGAGTATCTCTCGGAGCAGTCGCCGGCCTCTGGCGAACAGTAGGGAGAAGCTGAAGCTTCTTCTCGTTCTTACTTGCTGACCTTACCTACCGATCGTGATGAGAGAAGGAAGGGAGAGGAGTAGAGACCTTGGCTGAAAGCACCAAACTGGAGCTGCCTAAAGGGGAGTACTACTACGGGATGGGACGGCGCAAGACAGCTGTGGCGCGTGTGCGTCTTTATCCCAATGGAAGCGGCAGAATTATTGTTAATGGGCGCGAGTTTCAGCATTACTTTGGCAACCGTGAATCGGTTGTTGCGACCGCCCTGGCGCCGCTCCGCCTGCTGGACCTGACCAGCGCTTATGATATCTCGGTGCGCGTGCTTGGCGGTGGCATGACTGGCCAGGCCGGCGCGGTGCGCCATGCTCTGGCCCGGGCTTTGCTGCGCGTCAATCCCGATTGGAAGAATACTTTGCGTAAAGCCGGCTTTTTGACCCGCGATCCGCGCATGAAGGAGCGCAAGAAGCCAGGTCTGAAGCGCGCCCGTAAGGCACCGCAGTACACCAAGCGTTAAACCTGGCTCCGGGCCTGCTGGTGGCTTCGTCTACTCTGTCCATGCGCTTTCTTGGGTGGCTTAGAGCAGATGGATAGGGTAGGACGGGACCCAGCGACGGAACAGCGAGTACGTAGGCGAGCGCTGGCCCGTCTGGCTTCTGGTGGGCGGCTGAGCCGCTCGCATCAAAAAACAGGCGTGGGGAAGATGACTGCCCCGCACCTGTTTTTTTTGGAGTGTTGGTCTGGTCCGCCGGCGCCGGGTTGCTGGCCTGGCTGCCTGGTTGGCGATCTGACTTGTGCTCGCCGGAAGGGCGAGGCGATCCAGGCCGACCCTAGCTGGCACTGGCGGGAACACTGCTGTAAACAGGGGTGCACCAGCGTGCCCGATACTCCGGGCGCTTGCCGCGCACGACCTCGAAGTAGAGGTCCTGAAGCGCCTTGCTGATAGGACCAATCTGGCTGCTGCC
This window encodes:
- the rpsI gene encoding 30S ribosomal protein S9, whose product is MGRRKTAVARVRLYPNGSGRIIVNGREFQHYFGNRESVVATALAPLRLLDLTSAYDISVRVLGGGMTGQAGAVRHALARALLRVNPDWKNTLRKAGFLTRDPRMKERKKPGLKRARKAPQYTKR
- the rplM gene encoding 50S ribosomal protein L13, with the translated sequence MRKTYSARAADLRPQWYVIDAEGQVLGRLASQIATILRGKHKPTFTPHMPCGDYVIVINADKIAVTRGRLDKKVYFRHTQYPGGVKLQTLRQVLEGPHPERALIHAVRGMVMHNSLGNQLMRRLKVYAGPTHPHQAQKPVPWRGPQALLDEYLSEQSPASGEQ